From Antedon mediterranea chromosome 9, ecAntMedi1.1, whole genome shotgun sequence, a single genomic window includes:
- the LOC140058906 gene encoding uncharacterized protein isoform X3, which yields MADTALENNMKSKSLTALENNMKTEAITDVSVNQTKPPIKPKPTISKFILNRIRSADFKTTPVNYSNPSTLARVAGDNDERTTQSMFIESSSDTTDFTNLKNEGRNTVIIAEIEEIDGKKKVDKGKNGVEPHAIDSERKSEDINNDGKNDCFPKIELSEHAYGNVTDMNTCAAVRRCDEHHAYGNVTDMHTCTVHRCDDHHAYGNVTDMDTCAVHRCDERPYANVDFSLDDDNVYENLEPGCEFANQCSSSKRVSQDPSNKLPVPPPRRTKSFEEKAAKAKEKKKNVTKPKTSSPKLPEKKQNKVRHSDSLPCDKQMSTAKQQNQMGRSESLKCDNQMLQIKVTQKKLKQVENLHTLPTDTQMLENNHNCVVDPERPYSNIRPTPVRRQKKVDKYGKDISSPESARSSNRTSSNSPVARRKEKIVSVKKKKSKTISESFKRQRAISANSALDAELSTPLENSKPPLKPKPPKRKNKKGRSKTINPVVPAELLGKHIESESSPTLIAPPRKSRSKSEERTSTEKFNVPSSPEIRVQQDASTTLENLTSKNEINGKSDSSKRTIKQHSQGSLPKPRRPAPPPPSKSKSCDASSLAKDKSYSLVANTTYAVVDKNRKGTQKSKKSEEAATDSRQPSTPHMVLSDMHTFSFPSGVIDSSKMTARTSVEIQDSSAGSEVTESKNLEVLENSTVEQLKSPLSRDNSGSSGRGSLLSNENRNSADGQRNSGLSDDYVLPDIKPLDTNVDEKIYVNQMAASSPDVNRKPKHVSPVLGTRSVPMTDDKPDTLTGDQLDAEQQDGYEDMSKLNIYSVPRACSHTPNEDGKCGCADFTESSGDEDEEGGSLSGEESEGYRNYEPISELTSSGKQMPREDVEMTPEHKRKVLLVANEIRDSERVFVDVLKLLNEDFRSAIEHASFNTSRPVIDEKILDQILGQLPQLQMFNETLLEDLDKRIEEWDENPKLADIFLKKGPYLKLYTSYFRDFERLGTIFDEACNKYSYFGQVVRDFEASPRCMHLAVKHYMLKPIQRIPQYKLLLTDYLKKLNPASNDFADTEAALKIVSEVANHANETMRQGDNFEKLLQIQHSLMGNHEIVKPGRIYKKEGILQKLSRKVMQPRRFYLMSDCLLYTTPYPSGQFKLNNELSLAGMKVSRPVQEDFQNEFSIISVQRSFTLSASTPELRDEWIEALMTAITDYAQKKSSFNLMGPNAVMTENNLMSLGRKAPVWIPDGRVTMCMICTCEFTITWRRHHCRACGKVVCGNCSDNKLPLSYLSSKVARCCDECYSVLQKECPDEEDKEDEVINKTIKKKKHVPKKKNLKANRKMSRPSALKEVAANECNITMSGYLFQKGAKKQWKKYWYVIKDKVLYTYKASEDVAALESMPLLGYDIQVIKEYYEGVEPGLVLQLFHQGRQIRMFKTESKVATEKWRDAMHSATSL from the exons ATGGCTGATACAG CTTTGGAGAATAATATGAAAAGCAAGAGCTTGACAG CTTTggaaaataatatgaaaaccGAGGCCATCACAG aTGTTTCAGTGAATCAGACAAAACCACCAATAAAACCAAAACCAACAATTTCAAAGTTTATTCTAAATCGAATACGCTCCGCAGACTTCAAAACAACTCCTGTAAATTACTCTAATCCGTCAACCTTGGCACGGGTCGCGGGCGACAACGATGAACGTACAACACAGTCGATGTTCATTGAATCATCTTCCGACACGACGGATTTTACCAACTTGAAAAATGAAGGAAGAAATACAGTGATTATAGCAGAAATAGAAGAGATAGATGGAAAGAAAAAAGTTGATAAAGGAAAGAATGGGGTTGAACCTCATGCAATAGATAGTGAGAGAAAAAGCGAGGACATAAATAATGATGGGAAAAATGATTGTTTTCCAAAAATTGAACTATCAGAACATGCATATGGAAATGTTACCGATATGAACACCTGCGCTGCTGTACGCAGGTGTGATGAACATCATGCATACGGTAATGTTACCGATATGCACACCTGTACTGTACACAGGTGTGATGACCATCATGCATATGGTAATGTTACTGATATGGACACCTGCGCTGTACACAGGTGTGATGAACGCCCTTATGCAAATGTTGATTTTAGTCTTGATGACGACAATGTCTATGAGAATTTAGAACCAGGATGTGAGTTTGCAAACCAATGTTCGTCTTCCAAGCGTGTCTCACAAGATCCGTCCAATAAACTTCCGGTTCCTCCTCCACGTCGAACTAAAAGTTTTGAAGAGAAAGCTGCCAAagcaaaagaaaaaaagaaaaatgttaccAAACCAAAAACTTCTAGTCCGAAACTTccagaaaagaaacaaaataaagtgAGACACTCGGATTCACTAccatgtgacaaacaaatgtcaACAGCGAAACAGCAGAACCAAATGGGACGTTCAGAATCGTTGAAATGTGATAATCAAATGTTGCAAATTAAAGTCACACAAAAGAAATTAAAGCAAGTTGAAAACTTGCATACTCTACCAACAGATACACAAATGCTGGAAAATAATCATAACTGCGTAGTTGATCCTGAAAGACCTTATAGTAATATCCGACCAACTCCTGTTCGACGCCAGAAAAAGGTTGATAAATACGGTAAAGACATTTCATCGCCTGAATCAGCTAGATCGTCCAACCGAACATCTTCCAACAGCCCGGTTGCTAGACgaaaagaaaaaattgtttcGGTAAAAAAGAAGAAGTCAAAGACTATCAGTGAATCTTTCAAAAGACAAAGAGCAATTTCTGCAAATTCTGCTCTTGATGCAGAATTATCAACACCGTTGGAGAATTCAAAACCTCCTCTAAAACCAAAACCTCCAAaacgaaaaaataaaaagggaCGTTCCAAAACTATTAACCCAGTTGTTCCTGCAGAGTTACTAGGTAAACATATTGAATCAGAGTCGTCGCCAACGCTTATAGCGCCCCCTCGAAAGAGTCGGAGCAAATCTGAAGAAAGGACTTCAACAGAGAAATTTAATGTTCCATCTAGTCCTGAGATAAGAGTACAGCAAGATGCCTCAACAACTTTGGAAAACTTAACTAGTAAGAATGAAATAAATGGAAAATCTGATTCCAGTAAAAGGACTATAAAACAACATAGCCAAGGGTCGTTACCTAAACCTCGGCGACCAGCCCCTCCCCCACCATCAAAGAGTAAATCATGTGATGCATCCAGTTTGGCAAAAGATAAATCATATTCTTTAGTTGCAAACACCACGTATGCAGTGGTTGATAAGAATCGCAAAGGTACACAAAAAAGTAAGAAATCTGAGGAAGCAGCAACCGACTCCAGACAACCTTCGACACCACATATGGTTCTTTCGGACATGCATACATTCTCTTTTCCATCTGGTGTAATAGATTCCTCAAAAATGACTGCAAGAACATCAGTGGAAATACAAGACTCTTCTGCCGGATCAGAAGTAACTGAAAGCAAAAACTTGGAAGTACTTGAAAATTCAACTGTTGAACAGTTGAAGTCTCCACTAAGTCGCGATAACAGCGGCAGTTCCGGTAGAGGGAGTCTTCTTTCTAATGAGAATCGGAACTCCGCAGACGGACAAAGAAACAGCGGTTTGAGTGATGATTACGTGTTGCCTGATATTAAACCTTTGGACACAAACGTTGATGAAAAAATTTACGTTAATCAAATGGCCGCGTCGTCACCAGATGTAAACAGGAAACCCAAACATGTTTCACCTGTTCTTGGAACACGTTCTGTACCAATGACGGATGATAAACCTGACACGTTGACTGGTGACCAATTGGATGCGGAGCAACAGGACGGATATGAGGACATGTCAAAGTTGAATATCTATTCTGTGCCaag AGCATGCAGTCACACCCCGAATGAAGATGGAAAGTGTGGATGTGCAGACTTCACAGAAAGTAGCGGCGACGAAGATGAAGAAGGTGGATCGTTGTCGGGCGAAGAAAGCGAAGGCTACAGAAATTATGAACCAATCAGTGAACTGACGTCATCGGGTAAACAAATGCCGCGAGAGGATGTAGAAATGACGCCAGAACACAAACGCAAAGTTTTACTTGTCGCAAACGAAATTCGTGATTCGGAAAGAGT ATTTGTTGATGTCTTGAAGTTATTAAATGag gATTTCCGATCTGCTATAGAGCACGCCAGCTTCAACACGTCCAGACCGGTGATTGACGAAAAAATTCTTGATCAAATTCTTGGACAGCTTCCGCAGCTTCAGATGTTTAATGAAACATTACTGGAAGATCTCGACAAAAGAATTGAAGAATG GGATGAGAATCCAAAATTAGCCGATATCTTTCTCAAGAAGGGTCCTTATCTGAAGCTTTATACATCTTACTTCCGCGACTTTGAGAGACTTGGTACAATCTTTGACGAAGCGTGTAATAAGTATTCTTACTTCGGGCAAGTTGTCAGGGATTTTGAG GCTAGCCCACGTTGTATGCATCTTGCTGTCAAGCACTACATGCTGAAACCGATACAGAGGATACCACAGTATAAGTTGCTTCTAACAG ACTACCTCAAGAAATTGAACCCAGCCAGCAATGACTTTGCTGATACAGAAG CCGCACTTAAAATTGTGAGTGAGGTAGCCAACCATGCAAATGAGACTATGAGACAAGGT GACAATTTTGAAAAGTTACTTCAAATACAGCACAGCCTTATGGGAAATCATGAGATAGTGAAACCAGGAAGG aTCTACAAAAAGGAAGGAATTCTACAAAAACTGTCGCGAAAGGTGATGCAGCCGAGAAGGTTCTACTTA ATGAGTGACTGTTTATTGTATACTACACCATATCCAAGTGGCCAGTTCAAACTAAACAATGAGTTGTCTTTAGCAGGAATGAAG gtcagCAGACCTGTTCAAGAAGACTTCCAAAATGAGTTTAGTATCATTAGCGTACAGAGGTCGTTCACCCTCTCAGCGAG tacacCAGAGCTAAGAGATGAATGGATAGAAGCCCTTATGACAGCTATCACAGACTATGCTCAGAAAAAGAGTTCATTCAACCTGATGGGACCTAATGCAGTT atGACCGAGAACAATTTGATGAGTCTTGGCCGTAAGGCACCGGTGTGGATTCCAGATGGGCGTGTGACGATGTGTATGATCTGTACCTGTGAGTTCACCATCACATGGAGGAGGCACCACTGTAGGGCCTGTGGAAAG GTTGTATGTGGGAATTGCTCAGATAACAAGCTACCTCTGTCATACCTCTCAAGCAAAGTGGCTAGATGTTGTGACGAGTGTTACTCTGTTCTTCAAAAAG AGTGCCCCGATGAGGAAGATAAAGAAGATGAAGttatcaataaaacaataaaaaagaaaaagcaTGTaccaaaaaagaaaaacttaaAAGCAAACCGCAAGATGTCAAGACCATCTGCACTCAAAGAG GTTGCTGCTAATGAGTGCAACATTACAATGAGTGGCTATCTGTTCCAGAAAGGAGCTAAAAAACAATGGAAGAAGTATTGGTACGTGATAAAAGATAAAGTACTGTACACGTACAAGGCTAGCGAAGACGTTGCCGCGCTGGAGAGTATGCCGCTGTTAGGATACGACATTCAAGTCATCAAAGAG TATTATGAAGGTGTAGAGCCTGGACTTGTACTACAGTTATTCCATCAAGGCCGACAGATTCGAATGTTCAAAACCGAGAGTAAAGTTGCGACTGAAAA aTGGAGAGATGCTATGCACAGTGCAACTAGTCTATAA